The Styela clava chromosome 10, kaStyClav1.hap1.2, whole genome shotgun sequence genome window below encodes:
- the LOC120337357 gene encoding single insulin-like growth factor-binding domain protein-2, whose translation MSKLDRTMNWKILFALCSFVASTGALTCPECGSFPCPQVLCQKGSSLAKGVCGCCDVCSKQEGDSCGGLWNLDGTCDSEKNLECYYEQPKPIHLNNGEVIHIRVDKQRPGICRKTIS comes from the exons ATGTCCAAACTAGATCGAACCATGAATTGGAAAATACTGTTTGCTTTGTGCAGCTTTGTAGCATCCACAGGAGCATTGACTTGCCCTGAATGTGGCAGTTTCCCCTGTCCACAGGTATTATGCCAGAAAGGAAGTTCATTGGCAAAAGGTGTATGTGG TTGCTGCGATGTATGTTCGAAGCAAGAGGGCGATTCATGTGGCGGGCTATGGAACCTTGACGGAACTTGTGATTCTGAAAAAAATCTGGAATGCTACTATGAGCAACCTAAACCGATACATCTGAACAATGGAGAGGTTATTCACATTAGAGTGGACAAACAGAGACCAGGAATTTGCAGAAAAACCAT ATCGTAA